In Triticum aestivum cultivar Chinese Spring chromosome 5B, IWGSC CS RefSeq v2.1, whole genome shotgun sequence, the following proteins share a genomic window:
- the LOC100873126 gene encoding transcription factor HHO6, with the protein MGSSAVQKEAVVLNGGGSGAGEDHRLRALAARTVTDSLRAAVARSSAADKAARLEECARSLEAEKAKMEVFRRELPISVHLIADVIEWLKDEVAQHRRPAPDQLLAPAPSPSPAPPEKRKAEVVKTEADASDKRSWMSSAQLWTCGSHSSTSNSNGDSVKKHAQKVSNAFMPLNGLPTLAKSSERPEAAAMAVPELSFSSPAIDAPCPAAPSADSSAVTDAGAQREQQSAQRKARRCWSPELHRRFVAALQRLGGPQVATPKQIREMMKVDGLTNDEVKSHLQKYRLHTRRASDGDQQQSASAGQWPRPEQYTTSQHSSSQSGSPQGPLQLTVSSRGMSVTVGDSCDGGEENEEEDGKSASYSWEMQQNGTKASLSS; encoded by the exons ATGGGGTCGTCTGCGGTGCAGAAGGAGGCCGTCGTCCTCAACGGCGGCGGAAGCGGAGCGGGGGAGGACCACCGGCTGCGGGCGCTGGCGGCGAGGACGGTGACAGACTCGCTCAGGGCGGCCGTGGCCAGGTCCAGCGCGGCGGACAAGGCGGCCAGGCTCGAGGAGTGCGCCCGGAGCCTCGAGGCCGAGAAGGCCAAGATGGAGGTCTTCCGCCGCGAGCTCCCCATCAGCGTCCACCTCATCGCCGACG TGATCGAGTGGCTGAAAGATGAGGTGGCGCAGCACCGGAGACCCGCGCCGGATCAGCTGCTCGCACCGGCGCCGTCGCCGTCACCTGCACCGCCGGAAAAGAGGAAGGCGGAGGTCGTCAAGACGGAAGCAGACGCGAGCGACAAGCGGAGCTGGATGAGCTCCGCGCAGCTCTGGACCTGCGGGAGCCACAGCAGCACCAGCAACAGCAATGGCGACAGCGTCAAGAAACACGCGCAAAAG GTGTCCAATGCATTCATGCCACTGAATGGCTTGCCAACCTTAGCAAAATCATCGGAGAGAccagaggcggcggccatggcagtCCCGGAGCTGTCCTTCTCATCTCCAGCGATCGACGCCCCCTGCCCGGCCGCCCCGAGTGCCGACAGCAGCGCCGTCACGGACGCTGGCGCTCAACGCGAGCAGCAGTCGGCGCAGCGGAAGGCCAGGAGGTGCTGGTCGCCGGAGCTGCACCGCCGGTTCGTCGCCGCTCTCCAGCGCCTCGGCGGCCCGCAAG TGGCCACTCCTAAGCAAATCAGGGAGATGATGAAGGTGGATGGGCTCACGAATGATGAGGTCAAGAGCCACCTGCAG AAATACAGGCTGCACACACGGCGAGCATCCGACGGCGACCAGCAGCAGTCGGCGTCAGCCGGACAGTGGCCACGGCCGGAGCAGTACACCACGTCCCAGCACAGCTCGTCGCAGTCTGGCTCGCCTCAGGGGCCGCTGCAGCTCACCGTGTCGAGCCGGGGGATGTCGGTGACCGTCGGAGACAGCTGCGATGGCGGCGAGGAGAACGAAGAGGAGGACGGCAAGTCGGCGAGCTACAGCTGGGAGATGCAGCAGAACGGCACGAAGGCTTCGTTGTCGTCTTGA